Genomic DNA from Gemmatimonadota bacterium:
CAGTCTCCGTCGCCGGCAAAACCCCCAAACCCAACCCCGTCACAGTACCCCAAATCGTCGCCGTATCCGGCGCAGTCTTCCGACACACATAAGGCGCAGTATCCACCTCGGCAAGCGCGACACCCGCCACACCCCGTTCCCACAACAGCGTCGCCCATTCCAGCGTACCCAGCGTACCCGGCATCAGCACCACCGTATGCTCGGGGCCCAGATAGGGCGCACACGCCAGCGCAAACGGTTTATGCGCATACGCTGGCACAATCACCAGAATCAGATCCGAAGCATTCAGTGCCGCCTCAATATCCGTGGTCAAAGAGTGAACCTTCGCCGCCCCTGTCTCCTCAACACCCTCCAGATGAATCACCCCACTATCGCGCACGGGATCAAGCATCTCTCTGAAATCCGGCAATTCGCAAAGCGTAACGCCAAACCCCTTCAAAGTCAGATTCGCAGCCGCGGCAAACGCCGTATTACCCCCACCCAAAATTGTAATATGTTCAGACATAGTCCTATCTCTCCTCACTCTTCATCGCCCACTGTTGCTTCTTCTCTCTCATCTCCGCATTCAAATCCACCTCGCGATGCGGCGTCTGGTTCGCGCTATCCTTCACCCACTCACCTTCGCGCTTCTCTACAGGCTGTCGCTGTGCCACATCTATAATCCCAAATGGGCGATGAGGCTCCTTCTGATACCAATAAGCCACAGACGCCATCTCATTCGCCAGATGATTCCCGTGACCGTGCTCAATCGTCACCTTAATCTCCTTTTCAAACCGCACCGGATTGGTCAAATGAAACACATAAGACGTCTGATACCCGCCCGTATTCCGCTCGTAAATCGACGACCCATTCATCAAAAACGCATTATCCTGCATCCCCCACGCCTGATTGAGATAATCCTCGCTACCTGTACCGTGCAACTCAGGCGGCCATTTGTATCCATCCACCCAGATCATATCATCGCCCTCGCCCCACCACGTCCCCTGAAAATTCGTCACCGACAAATTGCACCCAATATAATGCCCAACCCCTGTCGCCTCCAGAATCGCGTAATTGCCATCCCACGCCTGCCGCTCAACATTGACGATATTCGCCTCTGGCGTATTGACGCGAATCTCATGCCCCCAACCATCGCAGGGATTCTCTCGGTGAAATTGCGCGTGAAAATACGCCGTATCTTCTCCCCAGGGATCGTCGTACAACTCGTAATCCACATAAAAATATTGCCGATAAGACTCATCGCCCTCATTCGTCACCTCAATGCGCGCAGAACGATTAAACGGCATCAGCAAATAGCAATTCAGCGCGGCATTGGGCACAAACTGATTCTCGCGCTGGGCATTGGCAGACGCGGAAAAGGGCAGCGACTGAAAAGACGTGGAAATACCGTGTCCCAAACAAAAGAAATCACCCAGCGGCACCTCGACACTCGGATCGTCTTCACCATCCCAAAACATCTTTAAAACCACATTGCGAAAAGCACCATCCCCGCTTTGCGTCATCCAGATATGCGTAATACAACCCGGTCCCTTAAGATCGGCCAACACCCGCGTCTCCCCGCCCTCAATAACCCATGCATCGCCATTGCGTCCGCTAATATCCCACGACGATGCCCGCAGTGTCCTGGCCTTTTTGGTCTGTGTAAGTGAAGCGAGCAAATGAGCGTCCATCTCTCCTCCTTATTAAAAATTAACTTCCCTATCAACGCTCAGAATATTCGGAATTTTACCCACCGCGTCAAAGGGTTTTTTTACAAAAAAACAATACGTAAAAAAATGCATTGTTTCCCTATCGCACATGCGAAACCCATTTCTCCCAGCCTCCGCTTTTTTGCTCTAAATCTCGCATATACAGGTAATTGGACGCACGCACAACACAATGCGGGTAAAGTTACAATTTAAGCACATTTGGTATTGACTTTTTTCATAGACCACCATATATTGTGTTTGCAGTTGTTAGTGAAAATTCATCCACTCTCCCCCTTTACCTGCTTTTTACAGATAAGTTGTTATTTTTTTCGGGAAGACAAATCCATTATTCGCAGTCTCTCCCCACCTCTGCGATTGGGATTTCCAACCTCATGTTTTCCCGATTTGTTGTCTTGAAATATATCCCCAACTCATCTCTTCAACCCTCCCCGTTGCGATCTTTGTGCAGCGGTTACGGGTTTATTTTTTCTGTCAGAACGCGCGGGAGTAGTTTCGCATTTGGGAGGCATGCATGGCCGAAATAGTTGACACTTTACTGGAAGCGGTTGGTTTTGCGGTACGCAAACGCGATGGTCGGATCGTGGATTTTGACCGCGCGCGCATTGAACGCGCGATTGAGGCGGCATTTAGAGCCGAGTTGGGCTTGTCCAACGATCATTCATTGCCGCCCAAAATCGAAGCCGATGTGTCGGAACTCACCGACGCTGTTATTGCTGAAATTGAGGGGGAACTGCACGAACCGGATGACAGCGTGGATGTCGAACGCATTCAGGACAAAGTCGAAATCCACTTAATGCGCGCAGGCCACTTTGCCGTCGCGCGGCGCTACATCGTCTATCGAGAAGACCACAAAAAAGCCCGCGTACTCAGCGGCAAAGAAGAACCCCAGGACCCCAACGCGCCCAAACTGCGCGTACAAACAGCCGACGGCAAGCGCGAACCCCTCGATGCCAACCGCATTCGCGCCGAAGTATTTGCCGTTTGCGATGACGAGGTAGATCCCCAGGCCCTGCTCGACGAAATATATCGCTCCCTCTACGACGACATCAAACCCGACGATATCGAACGCGCCATGATATTGGCAGCGCGCAGCCGCGTGGAAAAAGAACCCGCCTATAGCAAAGTTGCCATGCGATTGCTCCTCAACGTGATCTATCGCCATGCCCTGGGGTTCAAACCCGCGATAGAAAACAGGGACACAGCCTGTCGGCAGGGATTTGCAAAATTTATTGAAACCGGCATTGAAAACGACCGTTTAGACCCCAAATTGCGCGTATTTGACCTGGAGCGTCTGTCCGCGGCATTAAAACCCGAGCGCGATGAAGACTTTGAATACCTGGGCGTACAAACCATTTTTGATCGCTATTTGCTCCACGTCAACGAGCGCCGCATTGAAACCCCGCAGTTCTTCTGGATGCGCGTGGCAATGGGTCTCGCCTGGGACGAAGACGACAAAGAAACGCGCGCCATTCAATTTTACGAAGTACTGTCTTCCTTCCGATTCGTCTCTGCCACACCCACCCTGTTCAATGCCGGTACTCTGCATCCGCAGCTATCCTCGTGTTATCTGTCAACCGCGCAAGATGATCTGGAACACATATTCAAAATGGTATCCGACAATGCCAAATTATCCAAATGGGCGGGTGGTCTGGGCAATGACTGGACAAATGTGCGCGCCACAAATTCCTATATCCGCGGCACAAATGGCAGAAGCCAGGGCGTCATTCCATTTTTGAAAGTCATAAACGACACCGCCGTTGCCGTCAACCAGGGCGGAAAACGCAAGGGCGCGGTATGCTCCTATCTGGAAACCTGGCACCTGGATATTGAGGACTTTCTGGAACTGCGCAAAAACACGGGTGATGACCGCCGTCGCACACACGACATGAACACGGCCAACTGGATCCCCGACCTGTTTATGAAACGCGTCATGGAAAAGGGATCCTGGACCCTGTTCAGCCCGGATGAAGTCCCCGACCTGCACGATCTGTACGGCAAAGCATTTGAAGAAAAATACCTCACCTATGAACAAAAAGCCGAAGCCGGTGAACTGCAACAATCTCGCCAGATCGATGCCGTGCAATTGTGGCGAAAAATGTTGTCCATGCTCTTTGAAACCGGACACCCGTGGATCACATTTAAAGACCCGTCCAACATCCGCTCCCCGCAGGATCACGCGGGCGTTGTCCACAGCTCGAATTTATGTACTGAAATACTGTTGAACACGAGCCGCGAAGAAACCGCGGTGTGCAATCTCGGCTCTGTAAATCTCGTGGCACACATCACACCCACGGGCCTCAACCGCGAGTTGTTGGAAGACACGATATCCACCGCGCTTCGAATGCTGGACAACGTAATCGACATCAATTTCTATCCCACAGAAGAAGCCGCCACATCCAACAAACGCCACCGCCCCGTGGGCCTGGGCGTGATGGGATTTCAGGACGCACTCTACCCGTTGAATTTGCCCTACGATTCGCAAGGCGCAGTTGACTTTGCCGACATCAGCATGGAAATGATCTCGTACTACGCGATCCTCGCCTCAACGCGCCTGGCCGAAGAACGCGGCACATACCATTCCTACATCGGTTCAAAATGGGACCGCGGCATTTTGCCCATCGATACCCTGACCGTGTTGGGACAGGAACGGGGGGCGTACCTCGAAGTCGATACCTCCGCGCGCCTGGACTGGAATGTGGTGCGCGAGGCTGTCGCCAAACACGGCATGCGAAACAGCAACGTCATGGCCATTGCCCCAACCGCCACCATATCGAACATCTCGGGCGTGACACAATCCATCGAGCCGATGTATCGCAACCTGTATGTAAAAGCAAATCTATCCGGTGACTTCACAGTATTAAATCCCTACATGGTCAATGCGTTAAAAGCACGCGACCTGTGGGATGACCAGATGGTAGATGACCTGAAATACTACGACGGCTCAGTCCAGGAAATCGACCGCGTGCCGCAAGATGTGAAAGACCTCTACAAAACCGCATTTGAAGTAGCCCCCGAATGGCTCATCGAATGCGCCAGCCGCCGGCAAAAGTGGATCGACATGGGCCAATCCCTGAACCTGTACATCGCAGCCCCCAGCGGCAAAGCACTGGACGACATGTACAAACTCGCCTGGATACGCGGGCTGAAAACCACGTACTACTTGCGCTCACTCGCCGCGACCCAGATCGAAAAATCCACCATGGACATCAACAAACGCGGCGTCCAGCCCCGGTGGATGCAGTCCAAATCCGCTTCGAGCGATGTGCAAGTACAACGCGAAGACGCACCTGTTGAAACAGACGCGTCTCTCAATGGACAGGTACACCAAGCACCTGCCACCCCAGGCCCAACAGCCGAGGCGTGCGATATTACAGATGGGACATGTGAGGCGTGTCAGTAGGGTGGTTAGAAATAGGGATTGCTACTTTGGAGGTATTATGAATTAAAAACTTATAAATAAGAGAAGGTCGTGTCTTTCACGGAGACACGACCTTCAAAGATCTAATAAGTACTGACTTGACTGCATCAGTTGGCTGAATTTATGACAATTCTAATATCCTGACAAGTGTAAAATCAAGCGGTTTGGTGTAAAAATTTAAGCGTAGTACAAATTTTAACAAGGCAGATAAATTTTCGGAGGATTCCGATGAGCAATAAATACCTTATCGTTGATACAAACGTGCTGCTTCATTACCAGCCAATCAATCAGATTAACTGGTCGAAAATCTCGGGATGTGAGAATCCCATAATCTATGTGCCTCTTATAGTCATCGAAGAACTTGACAAGCATAAGGATCAACACAGGCTTGCCAAGATGCGAGAACGAGCGAGAAAGACTCTCGCACTAATTGATAAGGTCATCGGCGACAAATTCTCTGGAGATCTGAGAGAAGGTGTGCAGTTGATCGTCGAATCGGTGCCTCCAAAGGTGGACTGGGAAGAGCTAAAGCTGGAAAAAAACAAACCAGACCATCAGGTCATCGCGTCTGCTTTTGCAAAGAATTCTGATTCCAATCAAGTGGCTGTAGTCCATAGAGACTATACTA
This window encodes:
- a CDS encoding DUF2961 domain-containing protein, translating into MDAHLLASLTQTKKARTLRASSWDISGRNGDAWVIEGGETRVLADLKGPGCITHIWMTQSGDGAFRNVVLKMFWDGEDDPSVEVPLGDFFCLGHGISTSFQSLPFSASANAQRENQFVPNAALNCYLLMPFNRSARIEVTNEGDESYRQYFYVDYELYDDPWGEDTAYFHAQFHRENPCDGWGHEIRVNTPEANIVNVERQAWDGNYAILEATGVGHYIGCNLSVTNFQGTWWGEGDDMIWVDGYKWPPELHGTGSEDYLNQAWGMQDNAFLMNGSSIYERNTGGYQTSYVFHLTNPVRFEKEIKVTIEHGHGNHLANEMASVAYWYQKEPHRPFGIIDVAQRQPVEKREGEWVKDSANQTPHREVDLNAEMREKKQQWAMKSEER
- a CDS encoding ribonucleoside-diphosphate reductase subunit alpha — protein: MAEIVDTLLEAVGFAVRKRDGRIVDFDRARIERAIEAAFRAELGLSNDHSLPPKIEADVSELTDAVIAEIEGELHEPDDSVDVERIQDKVEIHLMRAGHFAVARRYIVYREDHKKARVLSGKEEPQDPNAPKLRVQTADGKREPLDANRIRAEVFAVCDDEVDPQALLDEIYRSLYDDIKPDDIERAMILAARSRVEKEPAYSKVAMRLLLNVIYRHALGFKPAIENRDTACRQGFAKFIETGIENDRLDPKLRVFDLERLSAALKPERDEDFEYLGVQTIFDRYLLHVNERRIETPQFFWMRVAMGLAWDEDDKETRAIQFYEVLSSFRFVSATPTLFNAGTLHPQLSSCYLSTAQDDLEHIFKMVSDNAKLSKWAGGLGNDWTNVRATNSYIRGTNGRSQGVIPFLKVINDTAVAVNQGGKRKGAVCSYLETWHLDIEDFLELRKNTGDDRRRTHDMNTANWIPDLFMKRVMEKGSWTLFSPDEVPDLHDLYGKAFEEKYLTYEQKAEAGELQQSRQIDAVQLWRKMLSMLFETGHPWITFKDPSNIRSPQDHAGVVHSSNLCTEILLNTSREETAVCNLGSVNLVAHITPTGLNRELLEDTISTALRMLDNVIDINFYPTEEAATSNKRHRPVGLGVMGFQDALYPLNLPYDSQGAVDFADISMEMISYYAILASTRLAEERGTYHSYIGSKWDRGILPIDTLTVLGQERGAYLEVDTSARLDWNVVREAVAKHGMRNSNVMAIAPTATISNISGVTQSIEPMYRNLYVKANLSGDFTVLNPYMVNALKARDLWDDQMVDDLKYYDGSVQEIDRVPQDVKDLYKTAFEVAPEWLIECASRRQKWIDMGQSLNLYIAAPSGKALDDMYKLAWIRGLKTTYYLRSLAATQIEKSTMDINKRGVQPRWMQSKSASSDVQVQREDAPVETDASLNGQVHQAPATPGPTAEACDITDGTCEACQ